A region from the Leptolyngbya iicbica LK genome encodes:
- a CDS encoding type II toxin-antitoxin system VapC family toxin, with protein MAQILVDTDILIDVANNDAIAVERLANESRSSTLAVSSITVMELTVGCRNKTELQALNRFLAQFQVLTLTTQSSEIATQLLQEYFLSHGLLIADALIAATAISNQISLLSKNQSDFRFIQQLNLMPYP; from the coding sequence ATGGCTCAAATTCTGGTCGATACCGACATCCTCATTGATGTTGCCAACAATGATGCGATCGCCGTAGAGCGCCTCGCCAACGAGAGCCGATCCTCCACTTTGGCCGTTTCTAGCATCACCGTCATGGAGCTAACCGTTGGGTGCCGCAATAAAACTGAACTACAGGCCCTCAACCGCTTCCTGGCTCAATTTCAGGTGCTGACGTTGACTACCCAGAGCAGCGAGATTGCCACCCAGCTGCTGCAAGAGTATTTTCTCAGCCACGGTCTTCTGATCGCTGATGCTCTGATTGCTGCAACCGCGATCAGTAATCAAATTTCTCTACTCAGCAAAAACCAAAGCGACTTCCGCTTCATTCAACAGCTCAACCTGATGCCGTATCCTTGA
- the cas12k gene encoding type V CRISPR-associated protein Cas12k (Type V-K CRISPR systems have also been known as with the large Cas12k protein, has also been known as type V-U5, and Cas12k as C2c5.), protein MSVKETSXXSKLSSLSLSKFQNILSVSHETGKGCKKPKSLLKYLLDRYEETTQELERRAICHLLRHDLKVIEEEDTPDTIQHVIDRKRIEIERLTEQLQSRLPKGRDPNHERFVEKLEIAVALPDCSPEHWDPEEFDEWRIQKQISELNTLPYPILFGSASDLYWDILDNTTSATTVSAQKKSRKSKRPNERLQVRFKGLDEHKLRIQCDRRQLKIFRQFSTDYISNKLLPKDEKFGEGLCALRSACLIWKADPEASANRKNRQKASLRKDSRLRELLEQNKVCLIDYPWETHRLYLHCTFDSRLLTQQGTEQVRLQKLEAAQKSVEKIKERQAGDPSITLTENEKARFKAKQTSISRLERNRPPERPECQIYQPNPNIVLGVSLSRHEPVTVVVFNKEKNQVLECCSTESLLKRRGIISPRNKQSIVKLQHEQQQLLRRWRRQRHYNLYQRPEEQKQGDYHQHDAESQLGDYLDRLIAARVTELAVRRQAIAIVLPGLQNIREGVESDIQARAKKKHPHHKKLQAQYAKQYRREFHRWSFGRLGQYITEAAKQQGIVIYKGWQPKHGNEQEKAMAVITSATT, encoded by the coding sequence ATGTCTGTCAAAGAAACTTCCTNNNAGAGTAAGCTTTCATCCCTGTCTCTTAGCAAATTCCAAAACATACTAAGTGTATCTCACGAGACTGGAAAAGGCTGTAAGAAGCCGAAATCACTATTAAAGTACCTGCTCGACCGCTACGAAGAAACGACTCAGGAGTTGGAACGTCGAGCGATTTGCCATCTTCTACGCCATGATTTAAAGGTTATTGAGGAAGAAGATACTCCTGACACTATTCAACACGTCATTGACAGAAAACGGATTGAAATTGAACGTCTGACTGAGCAACTACAGAGCCGTTTGCCGAAGGGGCGTGATCCGAACCATGAGCGGTTTGTGGAAAAGTTGGAAATAGCCGTTGCCCTGCCAGACTGTTCCCCTGAACATTGGGACCCCGAAGAGTTTGACGAATGGCGTATCCAAAAACAGATTTCTGAGCTAAATACGCTGCCTTATCCAATCTTGTTTGGAAGCGCTAGTGATCTCTATTGGGATATTCTGGACAACACGACCTCTGCTACAACCGTATCTGCCCAGAAAAAGTCACGCAAATCAAAGCGTCCTAATGAACGGCTGCAGGTTCGTTTTAAGGGACTTGACGAGCACAAGTTAAGGATTCAATGCGATCGACGACAGTTAAAGATTTTTCGTCAATTTTCGACTGATTACATTAGTAATAAGCTACTTCCCAAAGACGAGAAGTTTGGGGAGGGATTGTGCGCATTGCGCTCTGCTTGCTTAATTTGGAAGGCTGATCCTGAGGCTTCTGCGAATCGTAAGAACCGCCAGAAAGCTTCGCTGCGCAAGGACTCTCGCCTTAGGGAGTTGCTAGAGCAAAACAAAGTCTGCCTCATTGATTATCCCTGGGAGACACACCGACTTTATCTGCACTGCACTTTTGACAGTCGCCTCTTGACTCAGCAAGGGACAGAACAAGTTCGCTTGCAAAAACTTGAGGCCGCCCAAAAATCGGTTGAGAAGATCAAAGAACGACAGGCAGGTGACCCATCCATCACTTTGACGGAGAATGAGAAGGCACGCTTCAAAGCCAAACAAACCAGCATTAGCCGATTAGAAAGGAATCGCCCTCCTGAACGGCCTGAATGCCAAATCTATCAGCCAAACCCCAACATTGTTTTAGGCGTTAGTCTCAGTCGCCACGAGCCCGTAACTGTTGTCGTGTTTAATAAGGAGAAAAACCAGGTTTTAGAATGTTGCTCTACCGAATCACTCCTGAAAAGGCGAGGCATCATCTCTCCCCGTAATAAACAGAGCATCGTTAAACTTCAGCATGAACAGCAACAGCTCTTACGTCGGTGGCGACGACAGCGACATTACAACCTCTACCAGCGACCAGAGGAGCAAAAGCAGGGCGACTATCATCAGCACGATGCCGAGTCACAGTTGGGAGATTACTTAGATCGCCTGATTGCGGCCAGAGTGACTGAATTAGCAGTTCGTCGGCAAGCCATAGCGATCGTACTTCCAGGGCTGCAAAATATCCGCGAAGGCGTAGAGAGTGATATTCAGGCAAGAGCTAAAAAGAAGCATCCCCACCATAAAAAACTCCAAGCTCAGTATGCAAAGCAATATCGACGTGAGTTTCATCGTTGGAGTTTTGGACGGCTAGGACAGTACATCACCGAGGCTGCCAAACAGCAAGGGATTGTGATTTATAAAGGATGGCAGCCCAAACACGGCAACGAGCAAGAGAAGGCCATGGCCGTCATCACGAGTGCAACCACATAG
- the cas12k gene encoding type V CRISPR-associated protein Cas12k (Type V-K CRISPR systems have also been known as with the large Cas12k protein, has also been known as type V-U5, and Cas12k as C2c5.), giving the protein METREMSQPNLPAYMKTIMCCLCASPETRRYFWETIVSYTLLVNELLEAVPNRPEFPQWQRRGTIDREAVRIVLKPLKTKPDYAGLPKRFLTSAELIVCYVYKSWLALQKRRQWQLEGKRRWLAAIEGDLKSILSSDLSLETVQATARQILEQAEQDLEPPPSEITKKGKKSKQHTAFLTLVRCSSSNL; this is encoded by the coding sequence ATGGAAACTCGGGAAATGAGTCAGCCTAATCTTCCCGCATATATGAAAACCATCATGTGCTGTCTGTGCGCTAGCCCCGAGACACGGCGTTACTTCTGGGAAACGATTGTCAGCTATACGCTGTTGGTTAATGAGCTCCTGGAAGCCGTCCCTAACCGTCCCGAATTTCCACAGTGGCAACGCAGAGGAACGATTGACCGCGAAGCTGTTCGTATCGTGTTGAAGCCTCTCAAGACCAAGCCTGATTATGCAGGGTTGCCCAAGCGTTTTTTGACTTCTGCAGAATTAATCGTTTGCTACGTCTACAAGTCCTGGTTAGCACTACAAAAGAGACGCCAGTGGCAACTAGAGGGAAAGCGTCGATGGTTAGCAGCGATTGAAGGTGACCTCAAATCGATCTTGTCTAGTGACTTGAGCCTTGAAACGGTGCAAGCTACGGCTCGGCAAATTCTCGAACAGGCTGAGCAAGATTTAGAACCTCCGCCATCCGAAATAACTAAAAAAGGCAAGAAATCAAAACAACATACAGCATTTCTCACTCTAGTGAGGTGCAGTAGCAGCAATTTGTAA